The genomic segment TCCATCTTACCCCCTCTCTTTGACTCCTTTCCTTCGCAAAAGATTCCCTCCGATTAAAAGCAGTATCCTCCCCTGcgtcaacaacatctggcaaaaccaaccttgactgaGGATCGGAATGCTCGCCAATTAGTGGATTTTCTGGctccacaacttcaggcacctgcaaaggcattgggctttgatccaagtcctggatGGGTCCAAAATCCGAGTCAGACTCTGAATCAAACTCTAACTCCTGCTGAAGAACAGGCCGTGATGGCTGAGTTACAACAGGCCAACCCAGATGTGGAGCAGGTTCATCCAATGAAGTCTACAACTGGGGCAGATGTTGAGTCCTCCCAACATATTACTCCTACACAATGGGAAATTTTGGGCTCAATGGGATCAAGGAAAGGGCCAACCCAGCTATGGAAAAGGTGCATCCAATGAAGTCTACAACTGGGGTAGATGTTGAGTCCTCCCAACATATTACTCCTACACAATGGGAAATTTTGGGCTCAATGAGATCAAGGGAAGAGCCAACCCAGCTATGGAAAAGGTGCATCCAATGAAGTCTACAACTAGGGTAGAAGTTGAGTCCTCCCAATATATTTCTCCTACACAATGGAAGATTTGGGTTTCAACCGGATCAAGTTATGGAAAATGTGCATCCAATGAAGTTTATAACTGGGGTACAAGTTGAGTTCTCCCAACATATTTCtcttataaaaatggcaaacGTAGAACCAGAGAAGGCCACTATGGAAGCTCCTTGCACAGATGGGAAGATGAGTGGGAAGTATGTTTTTGGCAATGTGAACTGGGATGGATGGTTTCACCTCCGTCATGGTGTTGAGTCACTGCAAGGTGCCATCTGCAACCTGGCAAATCCATCCTCCACGAAATCTTGTTGGAGCAAGGAGTAGGCAAAGGGAATTATTTAACTTGTCGGCAAAGTGCCAAGTTCTTCCGCCCACTTTGTCCCAGGGACTAAAATATCTAAATAATAtagatcatagagctggaagctATTTTAAAGAAGAGAGTATGCTATGAGATGCTGACACGATTCCTAACACAGTACTGTTGGATTATTGTTCAGGTGTGGATGACTTTGGTGTCTTCTTCGAGTTGTTACTTTTTGGAGAACATTTCCAAAATTGTTGTCCAAAATGcgaacatttccaaactctggtcatTACATTTGTTCATTCATCTTTCCCCCAAAAAACTATGGACAAAGTAGCATAAGTATTGGGAAGCACTTTTCCATTGGTATCAcacaatagggttgttgtatgttttccgggctatatggccatgttccagaagtattctctcctgacatttcgcccacatctatggcaggcatcctcagaggttgtgaggtatggagaaactaagcaaggaaggtttatatatatctgtggaaagtccagggtgagagaccagtgtgataaataataaattatttaccttcccgccagagcggtacctattgatctactcacgttggtatgttttcaaactgctaggtcagcagaagctggagctaacagcgggcgctcactccgctcccgggatttgaacctgggacctttcagtctgctatgtagtatttactttatttacgaatttagcaccaaaatatcacgatggttCAAGCATTTTATActctattgttttaaatgtatttattgcattttgttaAGTTATCCAAttgtttaattgcttatgttttatgtttttgtattgtatattggcattgaatttttgccagactgtgagccgccctgtgtcccttcgggtgagaagggtgggatagaaatgagggaaataaaataaataaataaataaatgaataaatgtattgaaaacactgactacaaaaatgtgttggataatccagaacgttggataagtgaggctctactgtaatactgtACTTTAGTTCATCTTAAGATCCTGTGTATAAAACTATCCATCTATGTCACCAATTATCATATTTAACTTGAAACCATCCATCTATGTGACTGGTCACACACTCAGAAAAGGATATCATAAAGCCAAGAGACACTCCGCTGAAATTGTTCCCAGATTTATTTTCTAACGAAATAGCGTTTGCGCTGCAAAGAGATAGAGAAAAAGATATCATAAAGTCAAGTGACACTCTGCTGAAATTGTTCcccgatttatttatttttttgtgatgcaaagagagaaagagaaaaaaaatcacgaAGTGGGCCTCTTTGCTATTTTGATCACATTCCAATTTATGCTGATGATGAATATATGAAAAACAACCGAGGAGAAGCTTTGGGGACCTGAGCTTGTCTCGGCACCAAATTGGCTCAATTATTGACTACGATCGGAGCCCGGAAAGTGGAAATAAACACCCTTGGCGCGTGTGGTATTACGTGGTGGGTGGGCAGAAGCAAGCCAAGGCAGGCGAGCATAAATAGCCAGGTGGACCGAGCTGGTGCCAGATGCAAGAGTTGGAAAGCAGAGCTGCGagaccatcaccaccaccatgccTCCAGCATCCGTCCCAGTTTGCCTCTTCTGCCTGCTTGCCTTCTCTTCCGCCTGCTACATCCAGAACTGCCCTCGGGGAGGAAAGCGGGCCTATCCGGACACCGAGATCCGACAGGTAACGCCGAAAGCTGGCTTGGGTTTGCATCTGCGGGAGAGAGATATTCCTATGcatggaagagagagaaaatgttgcttcaaactCCTTTTATTATCTTCCAAGTCttctgtttgttgttgtgtgcctttcagagAGCCTaaggcaggcatgagcaaactttggccctccgggtgttttggacttcaactcctataattcctaacagccggtaggctgttaggaattgtaggagttgaagtccaaaacacccggagggccaaagtttgcccatgcctgccctaaggtGATCCTGATTTTTCCTAGCTTTGGATATTGGACTGACTCCAATTCCCCgctcggccatggaaaccttgcacaagtcacactctctcagccccagaaatctccacaataggtttgctttagggttgccataagttgcaaggcacacaacaactataaAAGTAAATGGCTTTTTGGCTGAATTGTTCATAACAATAGTAACTAGTTTAATTCTATGTTAGTATTTactttttgcatgttttgaatTGCATTGCTTTTTAGGTTGTGAGCAGCTTTGAGTCCCAATAAGTTGTGAGCAGCTTTGGAGGGGAAAATGTGTATATATcgatataaatataacaataacaaatgtCCTATCCCAgtcctcaaaccactacattatgtTGGTTTACCTCttcagttattgttgttgttgttgttgtgtgccttcaagtcatttccaacctttgATGaatctataacaacaacaacaaatgtcctatctcaattctcaaaccactacattatgcTGGTTTACCTCATcagtagtagtactagtagtagtagtagttgttgttgttgttgtgtgccttcaagtcatttccaacatttgatgaatctataacaacaacaacaacaacaacaacaaatgtcctatcccaatcctcaaaccactacattatgcTGATTTACCtcatcagtagtagtagtagtagtagtagtagttgttgttgttgttgttgttgtgtgccttcaagtcatttccaacatttgatgaatctataacagcaacaacaacaaccacaacaacaaatgtcctatcccaatcctcaaaccactacatcatgttggTTTACCTCTtcagttgttgttgtgttccttcaagtcttttccaacCTTTGATGaatctataacaacaacaacaacaaatgtcctATCCCAATCCTCAAACCATTACATTTTGTTGGTTTACCTCTtcagttgttgctattgttgtgttccttcaagtcattttcaaccttTGGTGAAtctataacagcaacaacaacaacaacaacaaatgtcctATCCCAGTCCTCAAACCATTACATTGTGTTAGTTTACCTCttcagttattgttgttgttgtgtgccttcaagtcatttccaacctttgatgaatttataacaacaacaacaacaacaacaaatgtcctATCCCAATCCTCAAAACACTACATTATGTTGGTTTACCTCttcagttgttgttgtgtgccttcaagtcattgccaACATTTGATGaatgtataacaacaacaacaacaacaaatatcctatcccaatcctcaaaccactacattatgcTGGTTTACCTCTttagttcttgttgttgttgtgtgcctttaagttatttCCAACCTTTGATGAATCTATAATAGGTTGGACTCTATCACAGagttgtcttggcaagatttgttcagaagaggctgagagattgtgacctGCCCAAGGAACTCAGactgggtttcaatggctgagcagagattcaaatctTAGTCtacagagccatagtccaaatgcccaaaccactgcaccatgttgcctacactatgtaacacaatttttgttcctaggttataaatatcatttcctaattggttctatcataaaaacatgggaaaagtttattaactgcaaaaactttgttttagcgagagggacatcctgcaacacactGATTATCTTTGGACACTGAGTACCTTTATTTCCATTCTTTCTCTGCAAAATGGGTATAATGCAGCTCTAGCTCATTGCATGTGAGTCCGCTCCAAGTTCTAATCTGAACATCAATGGAGCTATCTCAAGTGTTTCACCCTAAATGGGTCCAGCACCTTGTACAAAACCCAAAGTGGATCCATTATTGACAATCCTGGCACAAGCAAGTCTTTGGACATTCAGCATTATCAGTTGGATCACCTTTAGCAGTCATGACAATTTTGTGGAACCTCCAAGTTCAATTGCAGTATACCTATTGATTGTTAGAAGAGTGTTGTGAACTTTTCTGTAGTATCTGGTTGGTAAGGGGATCTTGTAGCTTTCCTGATGATAGTAGACTACATCTGCCCTCATTTCGGAACTCCTAAAATCCAACAGTATCTGGCACCCTACTTCTATGCGGATGGATGCCTTTCGTCTGATGCTCCAACACTTTGCTATCATCCAAAGCATTGTGCATGGACTTAGTCCATGATGGTTAAAACTCCCATATTAGAGGGACAATTAATCCACTGCAGGTTTCAATCCTGGAGTTTCAGGAGCTCTCCAAAGTCCTGAATCCTCTTCTGAAatagattcagcactttggagagctccGTGTCGTAAACCTGAAATGTGCCATCTCACTGATATGGGAGCAGCCACTGGTCTTAGGTAAGTATTGAATGactatgtgtatatgtgccttcaagttgattcaTGGCAACCTCGTGAAATTTATAGGTTTTTCTTAAGCAGGGTAtagtcagaggtgattttgcagttccttcctctgaaacagagccTAGAGGTCCTGGTGTTTATTGATGGTGTACCATCCAAATACCTTGCTTAGCTTCCTTTAGGGCtgtgacatgcgtgtcagcactgacacgcctagccatttttgctggcacgctgccgcatgcagattgattggatgactatgtcttttgtggccaaatttggtgtgatttggtccagtagtttttttgtttactccatgggaattatacatattacatttatatatatgtactagctgtgcccggccactcgttgctgtgccgttgtctggtggtgttggtgagaaattgttgaggtagtggtggtattgaatgtctttatgtttagtatgcacactgaagtggattatatggcagtgtggggtcaagataatccagttcaaagcagataatataagataatataagattctaaatgggttatatagctgtgtggaagggccttgagtctacactgccatataatccagttaaaatctgataatctgtggaagaggcctaagtgaggcctcactgtgcctgtcccctaggctgagtaggttgctaggagaccaagtgggcggagcttagccttcaaactggcagcaattggataaaaactattattcctctccctgtaattaggactttatttttcttttctttttgttgtatcaacctagagccgtgaattataggttgtgttgtcaaatttcgaggttggggaggggggggctgtagttttgttgttttgtccgctgccctgatgccatcactcttttatatatatatagattatatcattctatgcagtatattatcatattattaccattatattattattatattattcattattcatgactacattgaaactagaatagagagaaatcagcgtggaaactgcaagaggtaccatagatcgttgtacatggaaataatggtagcaaataGTTttggatttattaaatacagttatatattacaattatacatttttgttatttaaactatacatattgcgaagttatgtttttttctctcaaagtgacacaccacccaagtcatgctaggttttttggtgaattttgacacaccaagtgcaaaaggttgcccatcattgctttagggcaggggtccccaaactaaggcccgggggccggatgcggccctccaaggtcatttacctggcccccaccctcaattttataatataatattttatatcagttttaataatatattatatatacatataatattgataaaatataatacaatatcatactaataataccatataataatattaaattatatgttatatattacatataatattacagtacagtggtatagttcaatatatagtaatatataatgctaatattgtgctatgctaatacagtagagtctcacttatccaagactcacttatccaatgttctggattatccaacgcatttttgtagtaaacgtttccaatacatcgtgatattttggtgctaaattcagtaattactacatagcactactgcgtattgaactactttttctgccaaatttgttgtataacatgatgttttggtgcttaatttgtaaaatcataacctaatttgatgtttaataggcttttccttaatccctccttattatccaacatattcgcttatccaacgttctgccagcccattcatgttggataagtgagactctactgtaatataatatattgtatgtacatacagctgctctgagtcccatttgggttgagaagggtgggatataaatgcagtaaataaatgtagtaaataaataaatgaataattttagactcgggctcacccaaagtctgacatgacttgaaggtaaacaacaacaacaacaacaacaacaacttgactatctcattggccagaagcaggtccacactttccattgaaatcctgatagatttatgttggttaaaattgttcttatattcaaatattgtattgttctttcattgttgttgttttttgcactacaaataaggcatgtgcagtgtgcataaaaatttgttcattttttttcccaaatgataattcggcccctccacagtccaaaggattgtgggtcggcccgctgctttaaaagtttgaggacccctgctttagggtgTGGCAAAAGCTTTCCAATGTTATCATTCAATCTGCCTCCCATTTCCCCCCATTTAGTGTATCCCTTGTGGTCCTGGGAACAAGGGGAACTGCTTTGGCCCCAGCATCTGCTGCGGGGAAGAGCTGGGCTGCTACTTCGGCACCACCGAAACTTTGCGCTGCCTGGAAGAGAATTACCTGCCTTCTCCTTGTGAAGCTGGAGGCAAGTCTTGCAGTGCGGGCGGGAGATGTGCTGCGTCCGGCATTTGCTGCAATGATGGTAAGCAAAGGGGAGAACTCATGTATTGACGGATAAGGTAGCAATCAAAGAAAATATGATCAAATGGGCTAAGAACCTAGGGGAAAAAATTTATCTAGTagaatgggaaaaggcctggaactCCAGATTAAAAACTACATATGCtatagaattgaaagaaaattggattaaaatgttttatcgCTGGTATTTGACCCCTCAAAAATTATCAAACTATTACcaaaaaaaaca from the Anolis carolinensis isolate JA03-04 chromosome 5, rAnoCar3.1.pri, whole genome shotgun sequence genome contains:
- the LOC134299523 gene encoding vasotocin-neurophysin VT-like → MPPASVPVCLFCLLAFSSACYIQNCPRGGKRAYPDTEIRQCIPCGPGNKGNCFGPSICCGEELGCYFGTTETLRCLEENYLPSPCEAGGKSCSAGGRCAASGICCNDEGCTADATCVDEDGGRSRASSEKNLTVMDSSAGDLLLKLMHMANANKAQSKQSF